A window of Cytobacillus sp. FSL H8-0458 genomic DNA:
TCCATATAGCCCTCTTTGCAGCTGGCGGATGATCCTTTTTTCCTGACAATGGCAGGGAGGGTTATGATGTGTTTATCGTCTTTTTCGGGAATATGTTCGATAATCATTTGATTGGAGGTGTGATAAAGCTTCATTTCCTTTAACCAGTCCTCGTTTTTTATTGGAAATCTCACATAAACATAATCATGGGTTTCGAAGACGGATGAATTAAGTGGTGCAGAATAAGAATGTTGATTAGTTCCAGGGGCTGCAGCATTAAAGCCTTTCATAAAATCCGGTGCTCCAGTCATTCCCTGCATATTTTGAGGAAACATTTGACCCATGATATTTTTAATATATTTATCAATTTCCTCCGGTTTCATTTGGCTGGGAGGATTCTTCATATCTTTATTAAATGGAAATAGATTCCACGGGAACATCCTTCTCATCCTTTCCTTGCTAAACTGCCGCAGCGGCTAATGATTCAATACTATGCCATATATTCTATGCAGATAAATGCCTATCTGTTAATAATGGATTCTTTTGCTAGTACTGCTGCATCATGGGCGAAAGCTTCTTATTATTTGCATTAATACACTGTAATTACTACTATATTGGTATCGATGTATACAAAATAATTAAATACTGAGGGGTAATTTTGTGAGAAATAAAGCAGCTTTAATCACGGGAGGGGCAACAGGGATCGGGAAAAGAACGGCGAATATGCTTGCCGCTAAAGGCATCGATCTGGTGATCAATTACCGTAGCAGTCAAGAGGAAGCTGTCTCATTGTGCGGGGAACTGACCGAAAAATTCGGCACTAAAAATATTGCTTTGCAGGGAGATATTTCTTTACCGGCGGACTGTATAAAGATGTCCGAAAAAGCTCTTAATGAATTTCAAATCATCGATATTGTCATACATAATGCCGGTCCTTATGTGCACGAAAGAAAAGAGATGCTGGATTATTCTTTTGAACAATGGAATTACCTTATTAATGGCAACTTAAATGCGGTCTTTTATTTATCCAAGTTGTTTATACCGAAAATGAGGGAAAATGGATGGGGAAGAATTATCACGATAGGCTTTGATCGTGTAGAATCAGCATCTGGGTGGATATACCGTTCTGCATTCGCGGCTGCAAAAACGGGGGCAGCGTCTTTAACGAAATCCATTGCAATTGAAGAGGCCGGTAA
This region includes:
- a CDS encoding Hsp20/alpha crystallin family protein is translated as MFPWNLFPFNKDMKNPPSQMKPEEIDKYIKNIMGQMFPQNMQGMTGAPDFMKGFNAAAPGTNQHSYSAPLNSSVFETHDYVYVRFPIKNEDWLKEMKLYHTSNQMIIEHIPEKDDKHIITLPAIVRKKGSSASCKEGYMEIKIPKNVDMQYSEIDVTEIL
- a CDS encoding SDR family oxidoreductase, coding for MRNKAALITGGATGIGKRTANMLAAKGIDLVINYRSSQEEAVSLCGELTEKFGTKNIALQGDISLPADCIKMSEKALNEFQIIDIVIHNAGPYVHERKEMLDYSFEQWNYLINGNLNAVFYLSKLFIPKMRENGWGRIITIGFDRVESASGWIYRSAFAAAKTGAASLTKSIAIEEAGNGITANMVCPGDIIGEWKERNIEEAAKVHDHASPVGRPGTGEDIARVISFLTDEKSDFITGSIIPVTGGKDVLGKIYQE